One window of the Ictidomys tridecemlineatus isolate mIctTri1 unplaced genomic scaffold, mIctTri1.hap1 Scaffold_304, whole genome shotgun sequence genome contains the following:
- the LOC120888924 gene encoding retinoic acid early transcript 1E-like → MGHLTLQAKMSCQFEGKNHIGSFWNFSIDGQPSLYLNVMHMEWTVINPRARGIKEKLENEKELTERLRKVSMGDCNQWLGEFSEHLEEMPAPTSTVPVTSGSPRTSSVSVTSLGIIIVLILVVSHHHLHAHQVV, encoded by the exons atgg GTCATCTCACCCTGCAGGCCAAGATGTCTTGTcagtttgaaggaaaaaatcaCATTGGTTCATTCTGGAATTTCAGCATTGATGGACAGCCATCTCTCTACTTAAATGTGATGCACATGGAGTGGACAGTGATTAATCCTAGAGCCAGAGGGAtcaaggagaagttggagaatgagaaagaactgACAGAACGTTTAAGGAAGGTCTCCATGGGAGATTGCAATCAGTGGCTCGGGGAATTCTCAGAGCACTTGGAGGAAATGCCAG caccAACATCAACAGTCCCAGTTACCAGTGGGTCTCCACGTACCTCATCTGTTTCAGTGACCAGCTTAGGGATCATCATTGTCTTAATTTTAGTCGTcagtcatcatcatcttcatgccCATCAAGTTGTATAG